One genomic segment of Methanothermobacter wolfeii includes these proteins:
- the polB1 gene encoding DNA polymerase PolB subunit 1 encodes METYRMVLLDIDYVTCDEKPVIRLFGKDKSGDNEPMIAFDTSFRPYIYVLPHDTDSCIRELEELGIGKMEVLEMRDLGRMTPVIRAEFSHPSEVPKLRDRIRNLDSVRDIREHDIPFYRRYLIDKSIFPMSELEFQGEVRESAPLVEADDVKLVEITGEVSSTGQGTHELDILSFDIEARNPHGMPSPEEDEIIMIGVAGRDFSRVISTRGDHLDYVEVVDDEAEIIRRFAEIIREEKPDILVGYNSDNFDFPYISRRAEILGVDLNPGWDGSGIRTMRRGFANSTAIRGTVHVDLYPVMRRYMNLDRYTLERVYRELFGEEKFDLPGDRLWEYWDRDDLRDELFRYSLDDVTATYRIAEKILPLNMELTRVVGQPLFDISRMATGQQAEWFLVRKAHQYGELVPNKPSQSEFSERRGRRAVGGYVKEPEKGLHENIVQFDFRSLYPSIIISKNISPDTLTTDPECDCHVAPEYGYRFLKDPRGFIPSVIGEILSERVRVKGEMKRSKDPVEKKLLNVQQEALKRLANTMYGVYGYSRFRWYSMECAEAITAWGRDYIKRTIRMAEDFGFHTVYADTDGFYATYTGRKS; translated from the coding sequence ATGGAAACTTACAGGATGGTGCTTCTTGACATCGACTACGTAACATGTGATGAGAAGCCCGTTATAAGACTCTTTGGAAAGGACAAATCAGGTGACAATGAGCCCATGATAGCATTTGACACTTCCTTCAGACCCTACATCTACGTATTACCACATGATACCGACTCATGCATCAGGGAACTTGAGGAGCTAGGGATAGGGAAGATGGAGGTCCTGGAGATGAGGGACCTTGGAAGGATGACCCCTGTAATCAGGGCTGAATTCAGCCACCCCTCAGAGGTGCCTAAACTCAGGGACAGGATAAGGAACCTGGACTCTGTCAGGGACATAAGGGAACATGACATACCCTTCTACAGGAGATACCTCATCGACAAATCCATCTTCCCAATGTCCGAGCTGGAATTCCAGGGGGAAGTGAGGGAATCGGCACCATTGGTTGAGGCAGACGACGTTAAACTGGTTGAGATAACCGGGGAGGTCTCATCAACGGGCCAGGGGACCCATGAACTTGACATCCTGAGCTTTGACATCGAGGCCAGGAACCCCCACGGGATGCCCAGTCCCGAGGAGGATGAGATAATAATGATCGGAGTGGCTGGAAGGGACTTCAGCAGGGTAATATCAACCAGGGGGGATCACCTCGACTATGTTGAGGTGGTTGATGATGAGGCGGAGATAATCAGGAGATTCGCAGAGATCATAAGGGAGGAGAAGCCCGACATCCTAGTGGGCTACAACTCCGACAACTTCGACTTTCCCTACATATCAAGGAGGGCTGAGATACTGGGGGTTGACCTCAACCCTGGATGGGATGGTTCAGGGATAAGGACCATGAGGAGGGGATTTGCAAACTCAACAGCCATCAGGGGCACGGTGCACGTGGACCTCTACCCTGTAATGAGGAGGTACATGAACCTTGACCGCTACACCCTTGAGCGGGTATACCGTGAACTCTTCGGTGAAGAAAAATTCGACCTCCCGGGCGATAGACTCTGGGAGTACTGGGACCGTGATGACCTCAGGGACGAACTATTCAGGTACTCCCTGGATGATGTCACCGCAACCTACCGTATCGCAGAGAAGATACTCCCCCTTAACATGGAACTCACCCGTGTGGTTGGCCAGCCCCTCTTTGACATATCAAGGATGGCGACGGGGCAGCAGGCGGAATGGTTCCTTGTAAGGAAGGCCCACCAGTACGGTGAACTGGTACCCAACAAGCCATCACAGTCAGAGTTCTCAGAGAGGAGGGGGAGGAGGGCTGTTGGGGGTTATGTTAAGGAGCCTGAGAAGGGCCTCCATGAGAACATAGTCCAGTTCGACTTCAGGAGCCTCTACCCGAGCATCATAATCTCAAAGAACATATCCCCTGACACCCTCACCACCGACCCTGAATGCGACTGCCATGTGGCGCCTGAATACGGGTACCGCTTCCTTAAGGATCCCAGGGGATTCATACCATCCGTTATAGGCGAGATCCTCTCAGAGAGGGTGAGGGTTAAGGGTGAAATGAAACGCTCAAAGGACCCTGTGGAGAAGAAACTCCTGAACGTCCAGCAGGAAGCCCTCAAGAGACTTGCAAATACCATGTACGGTGTTTACGGTTACTCAAGGTTCAGATGGTACTCGATGGAATGCGCCGAGGCCATAACAGCATGGGGTAGGGACTACATTAAAAGAACCATAAGGATGGCTGAGGACTTCGGCTTCCACACGGTTTATGCTGACACGGACGGATTCTACGCCACCTACACAGGCAGGAAGTCATAA
- a CDS encoding AI-2E family transporter → MIEKIRGTVTSASFLVLVLILLSAVIIYPIWTMLFLGAVFAYIVRPVALRINRRIPYLSVSIILAMMVVMMPLIGIIVFTVDSIINSAPALASLAGNIDVTGILSGVPREFQPSAGSTLGALKGFLTDILRGSVNYAVDIIQSLPMIALQLFIFFSSTFYFARDGERLTGYLRSVLPEKSRPFMKRMAAETERVLMSIFYGHFLTALLIGLMAAAGFYILGYPYAILLGIITGLFQLIPVIGPWAAYTPLAAYDIITGNILRAVLVLIFGFFLSTVDIYLRPKLSGKYADIHPMIFLVGFLGGPLVWGVAGFIVGPLVLGLAYAALEAYRTDSGKE, encoded by the coding sequence ATGATAGAGAAAATCAGGGGAACGGTGACATCGGCATCCTTCCTGGTCCTTGTCCTGATCCTCCTCTCAGCAGTAATCATATACCCCATCTGGACCATGCTATTCCTTGGAGCCGTCTTTGCATACATTGTAAGGCCTGTGGCCCTGAGGATTAACAGGAGGATACCCTACCTTTCGGTGTCCATAATCCTTGCCATGATGGTGGTTATGATGCCACTCATCGGCATCATCGTCTTCACGGTTGACTCCATAATAAACTCGGCACCGGCCCTGGCTTCACTCGCAGGGAACATTGACGTTACAGGGATCCTCTCAGGGGTTCCCAGGGAGTTCCAGCCATCTGCAGGGAGCACTCTGGGGGCCCTGAAGGGTTTCCTAACGGACATCCTCAGGGGTTCGGTCAACTATGCGGTTGATATCATACAGTCACTCCCCATGATAGCCCTCCAGCTCTTCATATTCTTCTCATCGACCTTCTACTTTGCAAGGGATGGTGAGAGGCTCACAGGATACCTGAGGTCGGTCCTCCCGGAGAAGAGCAGGCCCTTCATGAAGAGGATGGCGGCTGAAACCGAGAGGGTCCTCATGAGCATCTTCTACGGCCACTTCTTAACAGCCCTCCTGATAGGTTTAATGGCCGCCGCCGGGTTCTACATCCTTGGTTACCCATATGCGATACTCCTGGGTATAATAACCGGGCTTTTCCAGCTAATACCTGTTATAGGGCCATGGGCGGCCTACACTCCCCTGGCAGCCTATGATATCATCACAGGGAACATCCTGAGGGCGGTCCTCGTCCTTATATTCGGGTTTTTCCTGAGCACCGTTGACATCTACCTTAGGCCTAAACTTTCAGGTAAGTATGCGGATATACACCCCATGATATTCCTTGTGGGATTCCTTGGAGGCCCCCTGGTCTGGGGGGTTGCAGGGTTCATTGTGGGGCCACTGGTCCTGGGACTCGCCTACGCCGCCCTTGAGGCCTACCGGACGGACTCAGGGAAAGAATAA
- the comD gene encoding sulfopyruvate decarboxylase subunit alpha — MKLDSSDAVYMGMKDAGIDFAVSVPCVNLKGVLEMVDDDPEIMHIPVTREEEGFGVAAGAYMAGKTTAILMQNSGLGNSVNVLASLYSLYRIPITMVVSHRGTEGEFMEAQVPMGRVTEGILEILGIPFRAPETPDDARKAIKELTDDSLKMRRPSAVLLKISYW; from the coding sequence ATGAAATTGGATAGCAGTGACGCCGTCTACATGGGCATGAAGGATGCCGGTATAGACTTCGCCGTCAGCGTCCCCTGCGTCAACCTTAAAGGGGTCCTTGAGATGGTGGATGATGACCCTGAAATCATGCACATCCCCGTGACAAGGGAGGAGGAGGGCTTCGGTGTTGCTGCAGGCGCATACATGGCCGGTAAAACCACTGCGATACTGATGCAGAACTCCGGCCTCGGTAACTCGGTCAATGTCCTTGCATCACTCTACAGTCTCTACAGGATACCCATAACCATGGTGGTGAGCCACAGGGGTACCGAGGGGGAGTTCATGGAAGCCCAGGTCCCCATGGGAAGGGTCACTGAGGGCATCCTTGAGATCCTCGGGATACCCTTCAGGGCCCCTGAAACCCCCGATGATGCCAGGAAGGCCATTAAGGAATTAACAGATGATTCCCTGAAGATGAGGAGGCCCTCAGCCGTCCTTTTAAAGATTTCATACTGGTGA
- a CDS encoding NOP5/NOP56 family protein: MKCYLTACVAGFIAFSEDLKIIDYELFPEDEIPGRLMESQRGSLLPEEKKILERLSREYDEVVVEAPESPGPREFQGVSFSAPSRAGAYLREHLDTVLREITGRDPSKLIHASLLSLTLEKVRESLSESDKFIIQAISALDELDEEIGKLIDRLREWYSLHFPELDTVKSHEQYVQLIAEYGDRDSILENFRMDVDGSIGSDVSREDLHVFRGLAENIINLQKLRDETEAYIDLKMEKMAPNLRALAGSNVGARLIAHAGGLRELAMLPSSTIQILGAEKALFRHLKSRANPPKHGVIFQHPSIRSSPWWIRGKVARLLAGKIALAVRKDVFSQEFDESLVQEFNERFEMIKKQHPMPPVKRKGRQGRSRARRG; the protein is encoded by the coding sequence ATGAAGTGTTACCTTACAGCCTGTGTTGCCGGTTTCATTGCCTTCAGTGAAGATCTGAAGATTATAGATTATGAACTTTTCCCGGAGGATGAGATACCCGGGAGGCTCATGGAGTCTCAGAGGGGCTCTCTCCTCCCTGAAGAGAAGAAGATCCTTGAAAGGCTGAGCAGGGAATACGATGAGGTGGTGGTTGAGGCCCCCGAATCCCCTGGCCCCAGGGAATTCCAGGGTGTGAGCTTCAGTGCACCCAGCAGGGCCGGTGCCTACCTGAGGGAGCACCTTGACACGGTCCTCAGGGAGATAACCGGAAGGGACCCCTCCAAGCTCATACACGCTTCCCTGCTATCCCTGACCCTTGAAAAAGTGAGGGAGTCCCTGAGTGAATCTGATAAGTTCATCATCCAAGCGATAAGTGCCCTTGATGAGCTTGACGAGGAGATAGGGAAGCTCATTGACCGCCTGAGGGAGTGGTACTCCCTTCATTTCCCTGAACTTGACACTGTGAAGAGCCATGAACAGTATGTCCAGCTCATCGCTGAGTACGGTGACAGGGACAGCATACTTGAGAACTTCAGGATGGATGTTGACGGGAGCATAGGGTCTGATGTGAGCCGGGAGGACCTCCATGTATTCAGGGGACTGGCAGAGAACATAATAAACCTCCAGAAGCTGAGGGATGAGACCGAAGCCTACATTGACCTTAAAATGGAGAAGATGGCCCCTAACCTCAGGGCCCTTGCAGGGTCCAATGTGGGCGCCCGGCTGATCGCCCATGCAGGGGGTCTCAGGGAACTTGCAATGCTCCCCTCATCAACTATACAGATCCTGGGGGCTGAGAAGGCACTCTTCAGGCACCTTAAGTCCCGTGCAAATCCCCCGAAGCATGGTGTGATCTTCCAGCACCCCTCAATACGTTCATCTCCATGGTGGATACGCGGGAAGGTTGCAAGGCTCCTGGCGGGTAAGATAGCCCTTGCAGTGAGGAAGGATGTTTTCAGTCAGGAGTTCGATGAATCCCTGGTCCAAGAATTCAATGAAAGGTTTGAGATGATAAAAAAACAGCACCCCATGCCTCCGGTTAAAAGGAAGGGGAGGCAGGGAAGGTCCCGTGCCAGGCGGGGTTGA
- a CDS encoding dihydroorotate dehydrogenase electron transfer subunit: protein MGSVNVPEVLEIKRIIDESDSVKTFIFDWDFRSDLRPGQFMMVWNFSDEKPMSVSLIDEVRGEIGISVRRVGEFTGEVHGLSEGDLLGLRGPYGRGFELTGSSILLVGGGIGMAPLSALADEATDNGMKVSALVAARTADELLFTGRLKDAGVRVYTCTDDGSCGFKGFAHERLRDMGGSYDMAAVCGPEPMMYHVKGVLDEMGVPAQFSLERYMKCAVGICGQCCLDDTGWRVCAEGPVFWGHELSMLREFGSYRRDSAGRRIPL from the coding sequence GTGGGTAGTGTGAACGTTCCAGAGGTTCTTGAGATTAAAAGGATAATAGATGAGTCTGATTCGGTGAAGACATTCATATTCGACTGGGACTTCCGGTCGGATTTGAGGCCCGGCCAGTTCATGATGGTGTGGAACTTCAGTGATGAGAAGCCAATGTCGGTCTCACTCATCGATGAGGTGAGGGGTGAGATAGGCATCTCGGTGAGGAGGGTCGGTGAGTTCACAGGGGAAGTCCATGGCCTGAGCGAGGGGGACCTCCTGGGACTGAGGGGCCCCTATGGGAGGGGATTCGAACTCACAGGTAGCAGTATCCTCCTGGTAGGCGGGGGGATAGGTATGGCGCCCCTATCAGCCCTTGCAGATGAGGCTACAGATAACGGGATGAAGGTCTCAGCCCTTGTCGCTGCAAGGACAGCCGATGAGCTCCTATTCACAGGGAGACTTAAGGATGCAGGGGTCAGGGTCTACACATGCACGGATGACGGGTCATGCGGATTCAAGGGCTTTGCACATGAAAGGCTCAGGGACATGGGGGGGTCGTATGACATGGCGGCGGTCTGCGGACCCGAACCCATGATGTACCATGTGAAGGGGGTCCTTGATGAGATGGGGGTCCCGGCCCAGTTCTCCCTCGAGAGGTACATGAAGTGCGCCGTGGGTATCTGCGGCCAGTGCTGCCTTGATGATACAGGCTGGAGGGTCTGCGCCGAGGGACCGGTCTTCTGGGGGCATGAACTTTCAATGTTAAGGGAGTTTGGAAGCTACAGGAGGGATTCTGCTGGTAGGAGGATACCACTTTAG
- a CDS encoding dihydroorotate dehydrogenase, whose protein sequence is MLKTRICNIELRNPAILAAGVMGSMASSLNRVYCSGAGAVVTKSFSLEPNTGYKNPTTVEVTGGIINAIGLSNPGVDNFLDELRAVEDDVPLIASIYGASPEEFQEVSSRIEEYVDMIELNVSCPHAMSGCGASIGQDPELTFRVVSAVKDAIDVPVSTKLTPNVTDIVEVALRAQEAGSDALTLINSLGPGMRIDIKTARPVLSNAVGGMSGPAIKPVAVRCVYDVYRAVDIPIMGVGGIRDYRDAVEFLFAGASAFQVGTAIMYSGPVIFRNICRGLKRFMHEEGFSSIDEMVGLAHD, encoded by the coding sequence ATGCTGAAGACAAGGATATGTAATATTGAACTTCGAAATCCAGCCATACTGGCTGCTGGAGTCATGGGGAGCATGGCCTCATCCCTTAACAGGGTTTACTGTTCAGGTGCAGGCGCGGTTGTCACCAAATCCTTCTCACTGGAACCCAACACAGGATATAAAAACCCGACAACCGTTGAGGTTACAGGAGGCATCATAAACGCCATAGGACTCTCAAACCCTGGAGTCGATAATTTCCTGGATGAACTCAGGGCAGTTGAGGATGACGTCCCCCTTATAGCATCCATATACGGGGCGTCCCCTGAGGAGTTCCAGGAGGTCTCATCAAGGATAGAGGAATACGTGGACATGATTGAACTCAATGTATCCTGCCCCCATGCCATGTCCGGTTGCGGGGCCTCAATAGGCCAGGACCCTGAACTGACCTTCAGGGTTGTCTCTGCAGTTAAGGACGCCATTGATGTCCCTGTGTCAACCAAACTCACACCCAACGTCACGGACATAGTGGAGGTGGCTTTGAGGGCCCAGGAGGCAGGTTCAGATGCCCTGACCCTGATAAACTCCCTGGGACCCGGCATGAGGATAGATATAAAGACAGCAAGACCAGTCCTCTCCAACGCCGTCGGGGGAATGTCCGGTCCGGCGATAAAACCCGTGGCGGTAAGGTGCGTCTATGATGTCTACAGGGCGGTTGATATTCCCATCATGGGCGTGGGGGGTATCAGGGATTACAGGGACGCCGTGGAATTCCTGTTTGCAGGCGCATCGGCCTTCCAGGTCGGCACAGCCATAATGTACTCCGGACCAGTGATATTCAGGAACATCTGCAGGGGACTTAAAAGGTTCATGCATGAGGAGGGATTCTCCTCCATAGATGAGATGGTTGGACTGGCACATGACTAG
- a CDS encoding fibrillarin-like rRNA/tRNA 2'-O-methyltransferase produces the protein MKHVKGMDGVFIMRDSLVTVNLTPGVRVYGEKLIEWGGSEYRVWDPRRSKMAAAVLNGLRGFQLNPESRVLYLGASAGTTASHISDIVTMGRVYCVEFSPRMMRELIEVCRVRGNMVPLLEDASRPLDYMRMVENADLVYCDVAQPDQTGLFIRNMDCFLKDDGYGLIMVKARSIDVTRSPRKIFREEAGKLRDSGFRIIDQVGLKPYEKDHMAILVQRSV, from the coding sequence ATGAAGCATGTGAAGGGTATGGATGGAGTTTTCATCATGAGGGATTCCCTTGTGACGGTTAACCTGACCCCGGGAGTCAGGGTTTACGGTGAGAAGCTCATTGAGTGGGGTGGCTCCGAGTACAGGGTCTGGGATCCCCGGAGATCAAAGATGGCCGCCGCGGTGCTCAATGGACTCAGGGGCTTTCAGCTGAACCCGGAGTCAAGGGTCCTCTACCTGGGTGCATCTGCAGGTACAACAGCCTCCCATATATCCGATATTGTTACCATGGGGAGGGTCTACTGTGTTGAGTTCTCACCCAGGATGATGAGGGAACTCATTGAGGTCTGCAGGGTGAGGGGGAATATGGTCCCCCTCCTTGAGGATGCCTCAAGGCCCCTAGATTATATGAGGATGGTTGAGAATGCCGACCTTGTCTACTGTGACGTTGCACAGCCGGACCAGACAGGCCTCTTCATCAGGAACATGGACTGTTTCCTGAAGGATGATGGTTATGGTTTGATCATGGTAAAGGCCAGGAGCATAGATGTTACAAGGAGCCCTAGGAAGATCTTCCGTGAGGAGGCCGGGAAACTCCGGGATTCAGGGTTCAGGATAATAGACCAGGTGGGTCTAAAGCCCTATGAAAAGGACCATATGGCTATTCTGGTCCAGAGAAGTGTTTAG
- a CDS encoding pseudomurein-binding repeat-containing protein, whose translation MEVGLNEFLDMKKRYEDFKMKNKREPRYVTTKNGYKVMLPVFKDMLRRYEDFVRINGREPNYISIQPQPNGKIEIKKFRDMLRRYEDFVRINGREPNIIYLEQGKSDHVSLGTFKDMLRRYKDFVRINGREPNYISIQPQPSLKGHWTTKVIEKIGTFHDATSLYERVKKTCKYKYYYNDQVPNHVAVMRMTTSGINCTDACQLFSKVLEEMGYEVKIEHVRVKCNDGKWYGHYLLRVGGFELKDGTIWDYVSATKTGRPLGVPCCTAGFQHLGWGIVGPVYDK comes from the coding sequence ATGGAAGTGGGGCTAAATGAGTTTCTTGATATGAAGAAGAGGTATGAGGACTTCAAAATGAAGAACAAGAGGGAACCACGCTATGTAACAACAAAGAATGGATATAAGGTGATGTTACCAGTATTCAAGGACATGCTAAGGCGCTACGAGGATTTTGTGAGGATTAATGGCCGTGAGCCTAATTATATCAGCATTCAACCTCAGCCAAATGGTAAGATTGAGATAAAGAAGTTTAGGGATATGCTAAGGCGCTACGAGGATTTTGTGAGGATTAATGGCCGTGAACCCAATATAATATACCTTGAACAAGGTAAAAGTGACCATGTTTCTTTAGGAACATTCAAGGATATGTTAAGGCGTTACAAGGATTTTGTGAGGATTAATGGCCGTGAGCCTAATTATATCAGCATTCAACCTCAGCCATCTTTAAAAGGGCATTGGACAACTAAAGTCATCGAAAAGATAGGTACTTTTCATGATGCAACAAGCCTCTATGAAAGGGTGAAAAAGACCTGCAAGTATAAATATTATTATAATGATCAGGTCCCTAATCATGTTGCAGTCATGAGAATGACAACAAGTGGGATTAACTGTACTGACGCCTGCCAACTCTTCAGCAAGGTCCTCGAAGAGATGGGCTACGAGGTGAAAATCGAACATGTTCGGGTGAAGTGTAACGACGGGAAATGGTACGGCCACTACCTCCTGAGAGTTGGCGGGTTTGAGCTCAAGGATGGGACGATATGGGATTATGTCTCCGCTACGAAGACGGGCCGGCCCCTGGGGGTGCCATGTTGCACAGCAGGGTTCCAACATCTTGGTTGGGGGATAGTGGGTCCTGTTTATGACAAGTGA
- the comE gene encoding sulfopyruvate decarboxylase subunit beta encodes MLERIEAIKRIVEVLDDELVVCNLGFPSRELYSVKDSGTHFYMLGSMGMASSIGLGLALTQERRVVVLDGDGSILMNLGGLVTAAGQAPGNLIIVLLDNKCYATTGSQCTYADTIDLGGVARAMGFRVIRFDEELDFTRALEATGPLFVHVPVKPGNADVPVIDMSAVEIIERFMAEVRG; translated from the coding sequence ATGCTTGAGAGAATCGAAGCCATAAAGAGGATCGTTGAGGTCCTTGATGATGAACTCGTTGTATGCAACCTGGGATTCCCATCAAGGGAACTCTACAGTGTCAAGGATTCGGGGACCCACTTCTACATGCTTGGATCCATGGGAATGGCCTCCTCCATTGGACTCGGACTTGCCCTCACACAGGAGCGCAGGGTTGTTGTCCTTGACGGTGACGGGTCCATCCTCATGAACCTGGGGGGCCTTGTAACCGCTGCAGGTCAGGCCCCAGGGAACCTCATAATAGTCCTCCTTGACAATAAATGCTATGCCACAACAGGGTCCCAGTGCACATACGCTGACACCATAGACCTTGGAGGTGTTGCCAGGGCCATGGGTTTCAGGGTTATCCGTTTTGATGAGGAACTGGACTTCACCAGGGCCCTTGAAGCCACAGGCCCCCTTTTCGTTCATGTACCCGTAAAGCCGGGGAACGCCGATGTCCCTGTCATCGACATGAGCGCCGTGGAGATAATTGAAAGGTTCATGGCTGAAGTCAGGGGTTGA